In one window of Planctomycetota bacterium DNA:
- a CDS encoding NAD-binding protein yields MEHSENGSRRNSFPEKLFLLREFLRDYRIASVKSTSAYLVRRICNRIDFSRPRVVVEYGPGTGPFTRMLLERLPAGSRLILIERNPDFVRLLRRLRDPRASVFWDSAENVREVLREAGVERVDYVLSGIPFSLYSETDKRAILRDTRAVLDAHGAFLVYQSSGHLKRYLDEVFPRVSLTVEPFHIPPLFVMEARALPKRGTNGSSNGNGAAFSSGKSEGNPAAWKE; encoded by the coding sequence ATGGAGCACTCCGAAAACGGATCGCGCCGGAACTCGTTCCCGGAGAAGCTCTTCCTCCTGCGCGAGTTCCTCCGCGACTACCGCATCGCCTCGGTCAAATCCACCTCCGCCTATCTCGTCCGCCGGATCTGCAATCGGATCGATTTTTCGCGCCCGCGGGTGGTCGTCGAGTACGGGCCCGGCACGGGGCCGTTCACCCGCATGCTCCTCGAGCGGCTCCCCGCCGGGTCGCGGCTGATTCTCATCGAGCGCAACCCGGACTTCGTGCGCCTGCTGCGCAGGCTGCGCGACCCCCGGGCGAGCGTCTTCTGGGACAGCGCCGAGAACGTCCGGGAGGTGCTCCGCGAGGCGGGCGTGGAACGGGTCGACTACGTGCTTTCCGGGATCCCCTTCTCGCTTTATTCGGAGACGGACAAGCGCGCCATCCTCCGGGACACGCGCGCGGTCCTGGACGCGCACGGGGCGTTCCTCGTGTACCAGAGCTCCGGCCACCTGAAGCGATATCTGGACGAGGTCTTCCCCCGCGTGTCCCTCACGGTCGAGCCCTTCCACATCCCGCCGCTTTTCGTCATGGAGGCCCGCGCGCTGCCCAAGCGCGGGACGAACGGGAGCTCCAACGGGAACGGCGCGGCGTTCAGCTCTGGAAAATCGGAAGGTAACCCAGCGGCGTGGAAAGAATGA
- a CDS encoding superoxide dismutase family protein: protein MKNAPGAGLFCAAALLAACEREELPQEPPEPPRTARADLLDARGKLVGQALFREDERGVWIDLRIADLPPGVHAVHIHETGECRPPEFRSAGDHFNPFGRKHGLLHPDGPHAGDLPNVTVGEDRRARALLLAPHVTLGPGRHSLLRPGGTSLVLHEKPDDGTSQPSGDSGGRIACGVIRRD, encoded by the coding sequence GTGAAAAACGCCCCCGGCGCCGGCCTTTTCTGCGCGGCGGCCCTTCTGGCCGCCTGCGAGCGCGAAGAGCTCCCCCAGGAACCCCCGGAACCGCCCCGGACCGCGCGCGCGGATCTTCTGGACGCCCGGGGGAAGCTCGTGGGACAGGCTCTCTTCCGGGAAGACGAGCGGGGCGTCTGGATCGACCTGCGGATCGCGGACCTGCCTCCGGGCGTCCACGCCGTGCACATTCACGAGACCGGCGAGTGCCGGCCCCCCGAGTTCCGCAGCGCCGGGGACCACTTCAACCCGTTCGGCCGCAAGCACGGACTGCTCCATCCGGACGGGCCGCACGCGGGAGACCTCCCCAACGTCACGGTCGGGGAGGACCGCCGCGCGCGGGCGCTCCTCCTGGCGCCGCACGTGACGCTGGGGCCGGGGCGCCACTCCCTCCTGCGGCCCGGCGGCACCTCGCTCGTCCTGCACGAGAAGCCCGACGACGGAACGAGCCAGCCCTCCGGCGACTCCGGCGGGCGGATCGCCTGCGGCGTCATCCGGCGGGACTGA
- a CDS encoding YHS domain-containing protein, giving the protein MKDQVKDPVCGMFVDRTTPRKATVHGREYHFCSDACMTRFQENPSAFVAE; this is encoded by the coding sequence ATGAAAGACCAGGTCAAGGACCCCGTCTGCGGCATGTTCGTCGATCGAACCACGCCCCGCAAGGCCACGGTGCACGGCCGCGAGTATCATTTCTGCTCCGACGCGTGCATGACGCGCTTCCAGGAGAACCCCTCCGCCTTCGTCGCCGAGTGA